A window of Lodderomyces elongisporus chromosome 8, complete sequence genomic DNA:
TCacaagagcaagaacaaTCTGCTCTTTCTGTGCAAGTTGCCTCTGGGAAGGACGATGTTAAGCAACTGACATCACAATTGTCTCAAGAACAATCAGCTGAGTCAAAAACTAGTacttcttttccatcttcttcttcttcttcttcttcttctgaaATAGTGAATGGTACTGCCGGAGATGATGTATCATCTGCCTTGGTTGATTCGGTGGATACTGATACAAATGTAGGTACGCCTGGTGACGAACCTACAGTTAAACCTGGAAATGTTGAGAGTTTGAAAGAACCTGGTGCTTCAAAGACTCCTTTGAAGAATGACACTGGAGCTGAGGAGAATGTGAGTCCTGCAGAAGAGGTAAGTGCAATCAGTAACACTTTGGAAAAGAGTGATGCTGCATCCCTGGCTCCCAAATCTTTGCTGACCTCAACCACTCCATCagattcatcaacaacaacaacagcagcagcagcaacaacactGAACCCTGCTGAAAAGGATGAACTTTAAACTACTTAGATATTATCTTTTTACTTGTATATTAGAAGCGACAGATAAGCAGACaattacaattttttttagttttcatACTTTCATATACACtttcatttattattttttttttgtttttttttttacatttacatTTACATTTATAATCATTGTCGTAGCAATTGTAGGGATGGAGGGAGCTGGAGAGGGGTCAAGAtccgttttttttttttgctctctgtttattgttgttgaatttaTCTATTGGTAGCTTACGTTCACGCCCACCTGCCTTATTCGCGTCATAATCTTTACGCGTGTttaatgatgatgctgcAATCTAAAGACCCAAGattctttaaaaaaataaaaaaaaaaaaataaagaataaagagtCTGTCTTTAACTTTATCTTCAACGCcgaaaaaaacacaatcCGATCTCGATGGCCCATCTTTCATATAGTGATGAAGATATAACTGATCTGTCAGATTTCAAGAATACCCACATACCTGCTTTAGCGGAGCTAGATGTGTTAGAGAGATGCTATATATGCAAGGAGTTCTTCAACGCACCAGTGATCACATCTTGCAATCATACATTTTGTTCACAATGTATTCGTGAGTATCTTATCACAAATAATTTGTGTCCACTATGCAAGACTGAAGTGTTTGAGagtaatttgaaaaaagaccTGCTATTAGAAGAGATTGTACGGTGCTATGCCAAATTACGACCGCGTCTCTTGGAGTATCTCAAAgtggaaaaagatgaagatacCAATAATAGCAATAGCAAGGAAATTGGCAACGGTAGTAGCAATGAAAGTAGTACAGTGCTACCTACAGAAAATTCAGATGTGATTGTTACAAAGGAACTTTTTAGAGAAACACGAAGTAGTTACAAGTATGAAACTATTGAACCTGAGCGTAAGAAACAGAAAGTTGACGATAAGAATCAAGAAAGTAAACTTGAATTGAATGATGGTTTAGTAGAGTGTCCTATCTGCTCTAGGAGAATGACAGCTGAGAAACTACAAAGAACGCACATTGATGCTTGTCTTAATAGTGGCGGTCTGCCATTTAGACTGCCAAGTCCAGAACCATCTAAGAGGCCAAAATCATCGATATCATCATTTTTCCAAGCTGCAACAGCTGGGGCAACAGCTTCGACCTCGTCGCCCTCTGCATCGCCTTCTCCAGTGCCAGTTGCACAATCAAGCTCATCTTTATCGAAATTTGGAGAAAAGGACGCTTCTCAAAAATATGGTTTGCGAGACCCTCCGAAGCTTGAGCACTCAAGAAAGCCCAATAGCAAAGAGCCGAAGCGATTACAGAAGTTGGACTTTTCATCGTTAAGTACTGTCAAGTTGAAGGAGAAGCTTTCTCAGTTGCACATTCCTATGAGTGGGACTCGAAATCAGCTTGAGCTCAGATACAATCaatactttgttttgtacAACTCCAACTTAGACAGCAACCATCCTGTTTCGGATAGAGTGTTGCGTCAAAAGCTACATAAATGGGAGCTAGCGCATCTGGGTTTTAGTAAGAAAAGTGGAAGTTCTGGTTTTGGGAATGGGTCAATAAGCTCGCGATCGATTACTGAAAAGAATTTTCTGGTAAGCGAATGGATGCAAGAGTATAAGCTGGAATTTAAAACCTTGGTGAAACAAGCAAGAAAGTCGTTTCGAGAAAGTAAAGCCAAAGTTAGCCAAGCCGAAAAGTTAAACAATGGTTCGAGCAAGGGCCTTGAAGACGTCGATGGAACCATTTTAGTTGtcaatgaagaagaaaaggagaaagaagaagaagaagaaaaagaagaagaagaagttcCCCATTCAAATAAAGTGGAACtggaaaaagaggagaatAATTATGACAAAGAGAGTAAAAAAGAGTCCTGTCCGTCGCAAGAAGCACAGGAGCCTTTGTCAGATACAGCAAATACCTCCTTCACTTTTGGTAGTAGTATATTATTCGACTCTGAGCCATAAAAGCTCAGATTGGTTCTGGGAACCATTAtgtatttattattattattgttattattgttattatttatttttttttaaacaaaaGCATGTAAAATTTTCAGAGACTGAAATACAACTTCtctatttctttacttttaatCTATTCTCCATTCTTTCGTCGTTTTGTTCAAGTTTacccaatttttcaaaggGGGgtaagaaagaagaaaaagaatgaaaagaatgaaaagaatattgGTAGATGCAAGCTGCACATAAAATGCCACAACCTGCGCAACAAAAACACTTTTATATCTGGCGGACCACGAATGACCAAATGTATTGCGCGCAAATCACTATTCTTCAATCttgttttctctcttttttgacCTTTTATTCGAGAACCCCGTAAAGATTATCCGTTTAGCGCCAAAAAAAGCGAAACGGCCGATCTATCATCCTTTCAaatcttatttttttatttcttttgttttttatatttattatgtatatacacatatataatttaatttataattttttttttttggttttttttttttaatagcTTCTTCTATTGTTTGAGATCCCGATTTATCTACACACTAAAATAACTTGACAGCATAAATTGAGCAAAGCCCACTTTCCATTTGATTAGAGCTGAtcaaacagaaaaagacaaatagGAAGAggtagaaaagaaaagaaagaaaaaaaaaaaggaaacgaGACGAAACGAAACGAAACGAAacgaaacgaaaaaaaaatagtaacTGCTTTGCTCACGGAATATATCATTTCACGGTTATTCAACTGACCACTAGCTAATGGATGACAACTCATATCTCACCACTTATGAGGCGGCACTAGCTGTGGTAGCCACAGCGATGAAGAAAGCCAGACTCCAGATCGATGTGTTGATAGTCAATTCAATTATTGCGGGAATGCTCTTCAGTACAGGGGGGATGCTCACCATAGTCGTTCAAGGACTGTTACCAGAAatatacaaacaaaacccagGTATATTACACATGCTCAGTGGGTTGTTTTTCCCTCTTGGTCTTTTTTATGTTGTCGTCATGGGTGTTGACTTGTTCAATTCAAACATCTTATTTTTCAGCTGTGCATTGTGCAGAGGAGCTGTCTCGATAGTGGACTTATTAATCAGTTGGTTTGTGAGCTACTGGTTTAACTTGGTGGGGAATATTTTTGTCGGCTTCATCATTTTCCACTATTCAAACACGGCATCAACGACAGACATTGTAAATGCTGCACGGGAACTAGCTTTCCAAAAGGCAGCACCGCTGTTTGTTCAAACATTGCTTAGGGCCAGTGCtggtaatttttttgtatgcATGGCCATCTATTTACAGCTCATGGTGAAACCACTTCATGTTAAATTCTTGATGATGGTTATCCCggttttttcatttgtcaCGCTTGGGTACACGCATGCAGTTGCAGATATGACTATACTTATTATCGGCAAAATCGAAGGTGCACCGGTGGCCATGGCCAAATTAGCTTGGAAAGTGTTTGTACCGGCGGCTTTGGGAAACATCATTGGtggctctttttttggaataGTTATTTGTTGGTATTTGCACTTGTTTGTTGTAGAAAGAGATAAGAAGAAGTTGAACTTGCCACAATACGAATTCAGAGATGAACAACCAGAGTTGAACCAAGACTCAAGAGTTGTTAGAAGGAGAAAACCACAGTTTGATGGACAAATTATTGATAACCAACCTAATGACGAGGATGATTATGGAGCAAAGAAAGTTcaagagaatgaaaaattggagAGTTCCCCGCCCGATAGTCTTTCAAGTTCAGAGAATGATGCACAAGCATATGAACCAATTGGATTAAGTGGATCACCGCACTCATTAGCTCAACGAGAAAGAACGTCTTCTGGGTTATCGAGAGTGGGATCACAAAATACAATGCGTAGTATTAGTTCAGCTAGATCATCAAAATCGCCCAAGGGAGTTTTCCCTGTTTATGGAATGGGAGCTCCTGCTGCTAGGGAACGATCAATTGCAGACGGAAGTGCATTAACAAGTAGGAAGAATTCATCAGGTGAACCTAATGTTACGAATGTGAATAGTGATTACGGTGCTGATTATGGCGCTAGCGGTGACAGTAActataacaacaataataatattaataacaagaacaataacaataacaataacaataacaataacaataacaataacaataacaataacaataacaataacaataacaataacaataacaataacaatgatgatgatgatgatgatcaGCAGGAGGGTAATAATGCTGAATATATTGGAGCGCAATTGAAAAGGCTCGTGACTGGTAAAAGTTTTACCAGCAATAAGAAAAATTCAGATCTAGAGGCTAGGCCGAGACTAGGGCGAAGCTCAACTATTGGTCCTCGTCCTACTCCGAGGTTGAATACAGAGCTATTCTCTTCAAATTCGTCAATAGATTCATCTGCCTCAGCACCCGTTACTGGTTCTAATTCTGCTTCAACAAATGGACCCCATCAACATACAATAACTCCCCGACAGAGTTTACCAGTTGGTCCAAAGGAAAATCGAGCGTTTCGAAAGTGATGAACATAGGCACACTCATGTAATTATataaaatgttttttttaacaagtaatagattttttttaaaaaaaaaaagaaaaaaattgaaaattgataatttaaacaaaatgaagaaaacaCATCTTCCACTAAATCAAGTACCAACAAAAAGATTTGTATTGGATggcatttttcaaaaactaaATGTTGACGTATCCTTTGCAGAGAATTGAGCATTAGACCATTATTTCAAAAGTGTTGACctcttaaaaaaaagaaagaaaggaaaagaaaaaaataaatggaCGAGTAGAGAATCGAACTCTAGACCTCTTGCTTGCAAGGCAAGCGCTCTACCAACTGAGCTACACGCcctttttgttgaaaattaaATAGCCATTGTAACTATGTTGGCTTCACAGTAGTATTATCAACACtaacaaaaatataattGAAAGATGTGTCTTTGCATATGGAAAATGAACAATTTGGTGGTGTGAACAAGATGCAAACTTCCATTGCATTTATCTTCTTTACAGGATATTTATGAATGTTAGCGAATTTGTTTGCGAATATGTGTGttaatttaaattttttttgtttttttttttgcatgtTCTTGCTCCCAAAGTGTAAATACCTAAAATGACAATCTTAAAACTACTGTAGCTTAATTGTTTCaacgaaagaaaaagtaactttttcttttcttttctttctgaGGAATGAGCAACATATTAAGCATTAACGATTATGAATGTTTCAGCTCTAGATAGTTCAGCTCTTTATAAAGAAGaggttttttattttt
This region includes:
- the RAD18 gene encoding E3 ubiquitin-protein ligase rad18, with translation MAHLSYSDEDITDSSDFKNTHIPALAELDVLERCYICKEFFNAPVITSCNHTFCSQCIREYLITNNLCPLCKTEVFESNLKKDSLLEEIVRCYAKLRPRLLEYLKVEKDEDTNNSNSKEIGNGSSNESSTVLPTENSDVIVTKELFRETRSSYKYETIEPERKKQKVDDKNQESKLELNDGLVECPICSRRMTAEKLQRTHIDACLNSGGSPFRSPSPEPSKRPKSSISSFFQAATAGATASTSSPSASPSPVPVAQSSSSLSKFGEKDASQKYGLRDPPKLEHSRKPNSKEPKRLQKLDFSSLSTVKLKEKLSQLHIPMSGTRNQLELRYNQYFVLYNSNLDSNHPVSDRVLRQKLHKWELAHSGFSKKSGSSGFGNGSISSRSITEKNFSVSEWMQEYKSEFKTLVKQARKSFRESKAKVSQAEKLNNGSSKGLEDVDGTILVVNEEEKEKEEEEEKEEEEVPHSNKVESEKEENNYDKESKKESCPSQEAQEPLSDTANTSFTFGSSILFDSEP